A window of the Polaribacter batillariae genome harbors these coding sequences:
- a CDS encoding T9SS type B sorting domain-containing protein: protein MKNFLPLFLIFIALNTFSQKEANFWYFGRNAGLDFSSDEPIALTDGLLNTDEGCSTISDKDGNLLFYTDGIVLYNKDHQIVRFSNGTLANNLTGNPSSTQSALFVPNPTDENIYYLFTVGTDFVGDLYDPNPGFNYYTLDKSSGEIIAGPINLAGNLSRFWSEKVTAVEGNDCDSIWIVSAVGSQFYSYEITGNGINITPVISSTNYQLRDKRGYLKVSPDGSKMALADFNYTGTSGSGSLVLYDFNNQTGEISSSAQILTNPFQDGAPYGVEFSQNSSKLYTSTFDGRNNSIYQFDLTESDIASTKTQIFSQNGRRGALQLASNGKIYVSIPGNTSLDVIENPNERAVNITYRQASVSLGGRVASQGLPPFIQSFFSPVNIIDSNSVGQIVALSDTTQELCTDETLSLEPELPGNATTTYLWTKEGDPSVNSTNRVFSIDNNLGSGIYYLEMVNEDACGRQKTFNSSIEINFNDLPTVNTIDVFEQCDFDDNRNDFTTNFNLTILEPEIYSGTEQVTIEFFEVSDTSFSTPINKNNYINIVPTDAVNGNHKIIAKVTNTNSQCYSTTEVELKVNPSGTENYKDIYTCELDVNANIPNSISSNGSGNAFYNFDVKTNQIIANSMGSLSTSTHDFKYYRTRNDAILLNNEIEQPFETTLFTDNDDIFVRVTLKGSRDCESIGQFKIRIRALPIPQGNTNTEILCIKNPIENPQLESINLNADTGTATDTYKWYLNGVEIFGENNAILAATKEGTYKVEAIRNYENDVADTTDDTVCIGYNTFTVKESNKAVIESVSFLDDQDKTADNTITIKVSGIGDYEYALNDNSSTNFVKGTDNLSYTFTNVPPGLNTVYIRDINGCGVVSSQEISFVYFQRHFTPNEDGNFDTWKVQGIDNSFYTEVNLQIFDRYGKLLKVINQKTENGWNGILNGKMMPSNDYWYNAVLIDKNGKTRKKTGHFSLIRKQ, encoded by the coding sequence ATGAAGAATTTTTTACCTCTTTTTCTAATATTTATTGCGTTAAACACATTTTCTCAGAAAGAAGCTAATTTTTGGTATTTTGGTAGAAATGCGGGGTTAGATTTCTCTTCTGATGAACCCATAGCACTAACAGATGGCTTATTAAATACAGATGAAGGTTGCTCTACAATATCCGACAAAGACGGAAATTTATTATTTTATACAGATGGTATTGTATTGTACAACAAAGACCATCAAATAGTAAGATTCTCTAATGGAACCTTAGCAAACAACCTTACAGGAAACCCATCAAGCACGCAATCTGCTTTGTTTGTGCCAAATCCAACCGATGAAAATATTTATTACCTTTTTACTGTTGGAACTGACTTTGTTGGTGATTTGTACGATCCAAACCCTGGTTTTAACTATTATACATTAGACAAAAGTAGTGGCGAAATTATTGCAGGTCCCATAAACCTTGCTGGTAATTTAAGTAGGTTCTGGTCAGAAAAAGTAACTGCAGTCGAAGGAAACGATTGCGATTCTATATGGATCGTTTCTGCAGTTGGAAGCCAATTTTACTCATATGAAATCACTGGAAATGGTATAAATATAACACCTGTTATTAGCAGTACAAATTATCAATTAAGAGACAAAAGAGGGTATTTAAAAGTATCGCCAGATGGTAGCAAAATGGCATTGGCAGATTTTAATTACACAGGCACTTCTGGCTCAGGAAGTTTGGTTCTTTACGATTTTAACAATCAAACTGGAGAAATTTCTTCCTCTGCCCAAATATTAACAAACCCTTTTCAAGATGGTGCGCCTTATGGAGTAGAATTTTCACAAAATTCTTCTAAATTATACACTTCTACTTTCGATGGTAGAAATAACAGCATCTATCAATTCGATTTGACAGAAAGTGATATTGCAAGCACAAAAACACAAATTTTTTCTCAAAATGGTCGTAGAGGAGCTTTACAACTGGCCTCAAATGGTAAAATATACGTTTCTATACCAGGAAATACAAGCTTAGATGTTATTGAAAATCCAAACGAAAGAGCCGTAAATATAACTTACAGGCAAGCCTCCGTTTCTTTGGGTGGTAGAGTTGCTTCACAAGGGTTACCGCCTTTTATTCAATCTTTTTTCTCTCCTGTAAATATTATTGATAGTAATAGCGTAGGTCAAATAGTCGCTTTAAGTGATACGACACAAGAATTATGTACAGACGAAACTTTAAGCCTCGAACCAGAATTGCCTGGAAACGCTACCACTACTTACCTATGGACTAAAGAAGGAGATCCTTCTGTAAATAGTACAAATAGGGTATTCTCTATAGACAATAATTTAGGCTCTGGTATTTATTATTTAGAAATGGTAAATGAAGACGCTTGTGGCAGACAAAAGACATTCAACAGTTCTATAGAAATAAATTTTAACGACTTGCCAACAGTAAATACAATAGACGTTTTCGAGCAATGCGATTTTGACGATAACAGAAACGATTTTACAACCAATTTTAACTTAACAATTTTAGAGCCAGAAATATATTCAGGCACAGAGCAAGTTACTATCGAATTTTTTGAAGTTTCCGACACTTCTTTTTCAACACCAATTAATAAAAATAATTATATAAATATAGTACCCACAGATGCTGTAAATGGCAATCATAAAATAATCGCAAAAGTTACCAACACAAATTCCCAATGCTACAGCACCACAGAAGTAGAATTGAAAGTAAACCCTTCTGGTACAGAGAATTACAAAGACATTTACACCTGCGAATTAGATGTAAATGCCAACATACCCAACAGCATAAGTAGCAATGGTTCTGGCAATGCTTTTTATAATTTTGATGTTAAAACAAATCAAATAATTGCAAATTCTATGGGCAGTTTATCTACAAGTACCCACGATTTTAAGTACTATAGAACTAGAAACGACGCCATTCTTTTAAACAATGAAATAGAGCAGCCTTTTGAAACTACTTTATTTACAGATAATGATGATATTTTTGTAAGGGTAACCCTAAAAGGTTCTAGAGATTGTGAGAGTATAGGACAATTTAAAATTAGAATTAGAGCACTTCCAATACCACAAGGAAATACAAATACAGAAATTTTATGTATTAAAAACCCAATTGAAAATCCGCAATTAGAAAGTATAAATTTAAATGCAGATACAGGTACAGCAACAGACACTTATAAATGGTATTTAAACGGAGTAGAAATTTTTGGCGAAAATAATGCCATTTTAGCGGCAACAAAAGAAGGAACCTATAAAGTCGAAGCCATTAGAAATTACGAAAATGATGTTGCAGATACTACAGACGACACTGTTTGTATTGGTTACAATACATTTACAGTAAAAGAATCTAATAAAGCTGTTATCGAATCTGTTTCTTTTTTAGACGACCAAGACAAAACTGCAGACAATACAATAACAATTAAAGTCTCTGGAATTGGAGATTATGAATACGCGTTAAACGATAATTCTTCAACAAATTTTGTAAAAGGAACAGATAATTTGTCTTATACATTTACCAATGTTCCTCCAGGTTTAAATACTGTTTACATTAGAGACATAAATGGTTGTGGTGTTGTATCTTCTCAAGAAATTTCATTTGTGTATTTTCAAAGACATTTTACTCCAAATGAAGATGGAAATTTTGATACATGGAAGGTTCAAGGAATAGACAATTCTTTTTACACCGAAGTTAATTTACAAATTTTCGATAGGTATGGCAAACTATTAAAAGTAATCAACCAAAAAACAGAAAATGGCTGGAATGGAATTTTAAACGGGAAAATGATGCCCTCTAACGACTATTGGTATAATGCTGTTTTAATTGATAAAAATGGTAAAACTAGAAAAAAAACAGGCCATTTTAGCTTAATTAGAAAACAATAA
- a CDS encoding RNA polymerase sigma factor — protein sequence MEANQPHITKLLERCKSQDKNAQLALYKRYYNAMYNTSYRILKDAFEAEDVMQEAFLTAFTKIQMYKGEVTFGAWLKRIVINKSLTQLKKNSRYLEVKMEVIPNDNEQEETIEYTELKAETVLNCLQNLKENYRLVLNLHLVEGYDYEEIAQILNYTNENVRTTVSRAKKKLKQILLAKNTQTQAYER from the coding sequence TTGGAAGCCAATCAACCACATATAACCAAGCTTTTAGAACGCTGCAAATCGCAAGATAAAAATGCGCAGTTAGCATTGTACAAACGCTATTACAACGCAATGTACAATACTTCTTACCGTATTTTAAAAGACGCTTTTGAGGCAGAAGATGTTATGCAAGAGGCTTTTTTAACGGCTTTTACAAAAATACAGATGTATAAAGGAGAAGTTACATTTGGTGCGTGGTTAAAGAGAATTGTAATTAATAAAAGCTTAACACAATTAAAAAAGAATTCGAGGTATTTAGAAGTAAAAATGGAAGTAATACCAAATGATAACGAACAAGAGGAAACGATAGAATATACAGAACTAAAAGCAGAAACCGTTTTAAATTGCTTGCAAAATTTAAAAGAGAATTACAGGTTGGTATTAAATTTGCACTTAGTTGAAGGATATGATTATGAAGAAATTGCACAAATATTAAACTATACAAACGAAAATGTAAGAACAACAGTTTCGAGAGCAAAGAAAAAATTGAAGCAAATTTTACTTGCAAAAAACACACAAACACAAGCATATGAAAGATAA
- a CDS encoding GlmU family protein — protein sequence MNYILFDSDVRNSLLPFTFTRPVADIRIGILTIREKWEKHLGLTTTTITEEYLEEKFPMVEMEENILINSSFCPTNSLVDKVKNLGKNEAIFKGEDVIAFYTSDAQEEVNFDAYTQIEFEEELLQIKETWDIFSFNGKAIKEDFELITKGKTSQPIPEGVQVINKENIFIEEGAQIIFSSLNASNGPIYIGKDALIMENSAIRGPFSMGENAVVKMGTKIYGDTTLGPYCKVGGEINNSVLFGYTSKGHDGYLGNSVLGEWCNLGADTNNSNLKNNYAEVRLWKYEMGSFAKTGLQFCGLMMGDHSKCGINTMFNTGTVVGVSTNLFGSGFPRNFIPSFSWGGAAGFTTFQMKKVTEVAAAVMKRKNLDFDEKDQRILDHVFEITKEYRNY from the coding sequence ATGAATTATATTTTATTTGATAGCGATGTTAGAAATTCGTTGTTGCCATTTACGTTTACAAGACCAGTTGCAGATATTAGAATAGGTATTTTAACCATTCGAGAAAAATGGGAAAAGCATTTGGGGTTAACTACTACAACAATTACCGAAGAATATTTAGAGGAGAAGTTTCCGATGGTAGAAATGGAAGAGAATATTTTAATAAATTCTTCTTTTTGCCCAACAAATTCTTTGGTCGATAAAGTAAAGAATTTAGGTAAAAACGAAGCCATTTTTAAAGGAGAAGATGTAATCGCATTTTACACATCCGATGCTCAAGAAGAAGTGAATTTCGATGCATATACCCAAATCGAATTCGAAGAAGAATTGCTTCAAATTAAAGAGACTTGGGATATTTTTTCTTTCAATGGAAAGGCTATTAAAGAAGATTTCGAATTAATAACCAAAGGCAAAACGTCTCAACCAATTCCAGAAGGAGTTCAAGTTATAAATAAAGAAAATATCTTTATTGAAGAAGGTGCCCAAATTATATTCTCTTCTTTAAATGCTTCCAATGGCCCTATTTACATTGGTAAAGATGCTTTAATTATGGAAAATTCTGCAATCAGAGGGCCGTTTTCGATGGGTGAGAACGCGGTTGTAAAAATGGGTACAAAAATTTATGGAGATACCACTCTTGGACCTTATTGCAAAGTAGGTGGAGAAATAAACAATTCTGTTTTATTTGGCTACACAAGTAAAGGACATGATGGCTATTTAGGAAATTCTGTTTTAGGAGAATGGTGTAATTTAGGTGCAGATACAAATAACTCGAACCTAAAAAATAATTATGCTGAAGTACGATTATGGAAATATGAAATGGGTAGTTTTGCTAAAACAGGTTTGCAATTTTGTGGTTTAATGATGGGAGATCATTCTAAATGCGGTATAAATACCATGTTTAATACAGGAACTGTTGTTGGTGTAAGTACAAATCTTTTTGGAAGCGGGTTTCCAAGAAACTTTATACCGTCTTTTAGTTGGGGTGGAGCAGCAGGTTTTACCACATTTCAAATGAAAAAAGTAACTGAGGTTGCAGCTGCTGTTATGAAACGAAAAAATTTAGATTTTGATGAAAAAGATCAACGAATTTTAGATCATGTTTTTGAAATTACGAAAGAATATAGAAATTACTAA
- a CDS encoding 6-phosphogluconate dehydrogenase, with translation MKKIIGILVTVVVLLTLLYYAFIYNITFSEGVRSGELIKISKKGVLVKTWEGEISQGISGAQIFAFSVEDKHQKVIEDLQKYQGRYVKLSYIERYATFFWLGDTKYFITKVEEDQSPHFRKN, from the coding sequence ATGAAAAAAATTATAGGAATTTTAGTAACCGTTGTTGTTCTACTTACCTTATTATACTACGCTTTTATTTACAACATTACATTTAGTGAAGGTGTTCGTTCTGGCGAATTGATTAAAATTAGCAAAAAGGGCGTTTTGGTAAAAACTTGGGAAGGAGAAATAAGTCAAGGGATTTCTGGCGCACAAATTTTTGCTTTTTCTGTTGAAGATAAACACCAAAAAGTAATTGAAGATTTGCAAAAATACCAAGGTCGTTATGTAAAACTTAGCTATATAGAAAGATATGCTACATTTTTCTGGTTAGGCGATACCAAGTATTTTATTACAAAAGTAGAAGAAGATCAATCTCCACATTTTAGAAAAAATTAA
- a CDS encoding head GIN domain-containing protein — protein sequence MNKKIILSGLIFAIAFSMNAQSWWGNSKKIKGNGNVVTVNRTTSNFDGVAAGGSFDVILVKGKEGNIKIEGEENIIPYIETDVKGNTLKINYKKNTNIKTTKRLTVTVFYNDIESVALGGSGIISSKEKISARKFNTSLGGSGKIDLHIEAKEISASIGGSGDIDLKGNTTEFTCSIAGSGSIRAFELKTDEVKATIAGSGSIKTTVKSKIDAKIVGSGSLYYKGNPSHIDKKSVGSGNVIERN from the coding sequence ATGAACAAAAAAATAATTTTAAGCGGTCTAATTTTTGCAATCGCATTTTCTATGAACGCCCAAAGTTGGTGGGGAAATAGTAAAAAAATAAAAGGAAATGGAAATGTAGTTACCGTAAATAGAACAACCTCTAATTTCGATGGTGTTGCTGCTGGTGGCTCTTTTGATGTAATTCTTGTAAAAGGAAAAGAAGGAAACATTAAAATCGAAGGAGAAGAAAACATAATTCCGTACATAGAAACAGATGTTAAAGGAAATACATTAAAAATAAATTACAAGAAAAACACGAATATTAAAACCACAAAAAGACTAACAGTAACTGTATTTTATAATGATATTGAAAGTGTTGCTTTGGGTGGTTCTGGAATTATTTCTAGCAAAGAAAAAATTTCTGCAAGAAAATTTAACACGAGTTTAGGCGGTTCTGGAAAAATAGATTTGCATATAGAAGCCAAAGAAATTAGCGCATCTATTGGCGGTTCTGGAGACATCGATTTAAAAGGAAATACTACAGAATTTACTTGTTCGATAGCTGGTTCTGGAAGCATAAGAGCTTTCGAGTTAAAAACCGACGAAGTAAAAGCGACCATTGCAGGTTCTGGAAGTATTAAAACAACTGTAAAATCGAAAATCGATGCGAAAATTGTAGGTTCTGGAAGTTTGTATTACAAAGGAAATCCAAGCCATATAGACAAAAAATCCGTAGGGTCTGGAAATGTTATCGAAAGAAATTAA
- the uvrB gene encoding excinuclease ABC subunit UvrB, protein MDFKLVSEFSPTGDQPQAIKELSQGILSGEKYQTLLGVTGSGKTFTIANVVQKVKKPTLVLAHNKTLAAQLYSEFKQFFPENAVEYFVSYYDYYQPEAYIPVTGTYIEKDLSINEDIERLRLSTTSSLLSGRRDVLVVASVSCLYGIGNPTEFKKNVIPIQVGQQISRTKFLHQLVTSLYSRTEVEIKSGTFKVKGDVVTIYPSYGDNGYRVHFFGDEIEEIELFDLESSTIINTFEELNIYPANLFVTSPDVLQNAIHQIQEDMMKQVDFFNEIGKHLEAKRIKERTEFDLEMIRELGYCSGIENYSRYLDGRLPGTRPFCLLDYFPNDYLMIIDESHVTVPQTHAMYGGDRSRKENLVEYGFRLPAAMDNRPLKFEEFEAIQNQTIFVSATPADYELQKTEGVFIEQIIRPTGLLDPIVEVRPSLNQIDDLIEEIQTRVEKDERTLVTTLTKRMAEELTKYLTRVAIRCRYIHSDVDTLERVEIMQDLRKGLFDVLIGVNLLREGLDLPEVSLVAILDADKEGFLRNTRSLTQTIGRAARNVNGLAILYADKVTASMQKTIDETERRREKQIAYNTKNNITPTQINKKIDNTLTKSAVSSYHYDNAKQVAAEQDLQYLPKEEIEKRIRTKRKQMEAAAKSLDFIVAAQLRDEIAVLKEQI, encoded by the coding sequence ATGGACTTTAAACTGGTATCAGAATTTTCTCCAACAGGAGATCAGCCACAAGCAATTAAAGAACTTTCGCAAGGAATTTTATCTGGAGAAAAGTACCAAACCTTACTAGGTGTTACTGGCTCTGGAAAAACATTTACAATCGCTAATGTGGTTCAAAAAGTAAAAAAACCAACGTTGGTTTTAGCCCATAACAAAACTTTGGCGGCACAACTTTATTCCGAATTTAAACAATTTTTTCCGGAAAATGCTGTAGAATATTTCGTTTCTTACTACGATTATTATCAACCAGAAGCGTACATTCCAGTAACTGGCACCTATATAGAAAAAGACTTATCTATAAACGAAGATATAGAAAGACTGCGTTTAAGCACCACTTCTTCGCTACTTTCTGGACGAAGAGATGTTTTAGTAGTCGCTTCTGTTTCTTGCTTGTATGGTATTGGAAACCCAACTGAATTTAAGAAAAACGTTATTCCTATTCAAGTAGGGCAACAAATTTCTAGAACCAAATTTTTGCACCAATTAGTTACTAGCTTATATTCTAGAACCGAAGTAGAAATAAAAAGCGGAACCTTTAAAGTAAAAGGCGATGTTGTTACGATTTATCCTTCTTATGGAGATAATGGTTACAGGGTTCATTTTTTTGGCGACGAAATCGAAGAAATAGAATTGTTCGACTTAGAAAGCAGCACCATTATAAATACTTTTGAAGAATTAAATATTTATCCTGCAAATTTATTTGTTACCTCACCTGATGTGCTACAAAATGCAATTCATCAAATCCAAGAAGATATGATGAAACAAGTCGATTTTTTTAACGAAATAGGAAAACATTTAGAAGCAAAACGCATAAAAGAAAGAACAGAATTCGATTTAGAAATGATTCGTGAGTTGGGGTATTGCTCTGGAATTGAAAACTACTCTCGTTATTTAGATGGCAGACTACCAGGCACAAGACCCTTTTGCTTGCTAGATTATTTTCCAAATGATTATTTAATGATTATTGATGAAAGTCATGTAACTGTACCACAAACCCATGCCATGTATGGTGGAGACAGAAGTAGAAAAGAAAATTTGGTAGAATATGGTTTTCGTTTGCCAGCTGCAATGGACAACAGACCTTTAAAATTTGAAGAATTTGAAGCCATACAAAATCAAACTATTTTTGTTTCTGCAACTCCGGCAGACTACGAGTTGCAAAAAACAGAAGGTGTTTTTATAGAACAAATTATTCGTCCAACAGGCTTGTTAGACCCTATTGTTGAAGTAAGACCAAGTTTGAATCAGATTGATGATTTGATTGAAGAAATTCAAACCAGAGTCGAAAAAGACGAACGTACTTTAGTAACTACTTTAACCAAAAGAATGGCAGAAGAGTTAACGAAATACTTAACAAGAGTGGCTATTCGTTGTAGATACATACATTCGGATGTAGATACTTTAGAACGTGTAGAAATTATGCAAGATTTACGCAAAGGTTTGTTTGATGTTTTAATTGGAGTAAATTTATTACGCGAAGGTTTAGACTTACCAGAAGTTTCTTTAGTTGCCATTTTAGATGCAGACAAAGAAGGTTTTTTAAGAAACACAAGATCTTTAACACAAACCATTGGTAGAGCTGCAAGAAATGTAAATGGTTTGGCTATTTTATATGCAGATAAAGTAACTGCAAGCATGCAAAAAACCATTGACGAAACTGAGCGCAGAAGAGAAAAACAAATTGCCTACAATACCAAAAATAACATCACTCCTACGCAAATTAACAAAAAAATTGACAATACCTTAACCAAATCTGCTGTTTCTAGTTATCATTATGACAATGCGAAACAAGTGGCTGCAGAACAAGATTTACAATACTTGCCAAAAGAAGAAATCGAAAAACGCATTCGCACAAAACGCAAACAAATGGAAGCTGCAGCAAAAAGCTTAGATTTTATTGTGGCTGCACAATTGCGTGACGAGATTGCTGTTTTAAAAGAACAGATTTAA
- a CDS encoding acyl-CoA thioesterase has protein sequence MKKKFKHIKESQLTITELMLPSHSNFSGKIHGGHILNLMDQIAFACASKHSENYCVTASVNKVDFLNPIEVGELVTLKASINYTGRTSMVVGLRVESENIRTGEKKHCNSSYFTMVAKNEAGKSTPIPGIILTTKDEIRRFARSITRQNEGRHRTSRFSSKVFKTDDYMHLLEESNSKIEIK, from the coding sequence ATGAAAAAAAAATTTAAACACATTAAAGAATCTCAATTAACCATTACAGAGTTAATGTTGCCATCGCATTCTAACTTTAGTGGAAAAATTCATGGCGGACACATTTTAAACCTTATGGATCAAATTGCGTTTGCATGCGCTTCTAAACATTCCGAAAATTATTGTGTAACGGCTTCTGTAAACAAAGTAGATTTTTTAAATCCGATTGAAGTAGGCGAATTAGTAACCCTAAAAGCTTCTATAAATTATACAGGAAGAACCTCTATGGTTGTAGGTTTGCGTGTAGAATCGGAAAACATTAGAACGGGAGAAAAAAAACATTGTAATTCTTCTTATTTTACCATGGTTGCCAAAAACGAAGCTGGAAAAAGTACTCCAATTCCAGGAATTATTTTAACTACTAAAGACGAAATAAGACGTTTTGCTAGATCGATTACAAGACAAAATGAAGGCAGACACAGAACCTCACGTTTTAGTAGTAAAGTTTTTAAAACAGACGATTATATGCATTTATTAGAAGAAAGCAATTCTAAAATTGAAATAAAATAA
- the lon gene encoding endopeptidase La encodes MTDIKKMSKPKIMRLDNMSLHSMLNEDSELIPLMTPEDEEIINNESVPESLPILPLRNTVLFPGVVIPITAGRDQSIQLIKDANKGDKVIGVVAQKNEEIEEPGLKDIYTTGVVAQILRVLKMPDGNTTVIIQGKKRFEIDTIIQDKPYLKATVKEVFEDKVIDDKKEFEAIIDSIKERALEVIKENPILPSEASFAIKNIQSSSFLVSFISSNMDLSVMQKQVILEKDNLKERALLTLKNLNRELQKLKLRNDIQSKTREDLDQQQKEYYLHQQLKTIQEELGGVSNDQELEEMRKKGKTKKWTKDVEKTFEKELGRLKRMNPQMAEYGVQRSYLELLLELPWGEYTKDKFDLKRATKILDRDHFGLEKVKDRIIEHLAVLKLRNDMKSPILCLYGPPGVGKTSLGKSIAEALGRKYVRMSLGGLRDEAEIRGHRKTYIGAMPGRLIQNLKKAESSNPVFVLDEIDKLGQSHQGDPSSAMLEVLDPEQNESFYDNYLEVGYDLSKILFIATANNLGQIPWALRDRMEIINVTGYTIEEKIEIAKRHLLPKQLKEHGLTTEHLKIGKKQLEQIVEGYTRESGVRGLEKKVAKVVRFAAKSIALEEEYNVSITSEDVENILGTPRNRDKYENNGVAGVVTGLAWTSVGGDILFIESILSKGKGNLSITGNLGNVMKESATIALQYIKSNAEEFGIKPEIIEKYNVHIHVPEGATPKDGPSAGITMLTSLVSSFTQRKVKNKLAMTGEITLRGKVLPVGGIKEKILAAKRANIKEIILCEDNRKDILEINENYLKGLTFHYVSDMKQVIEIALTKQKVKNAKKLV; translated from the coding sequence ATGACAGATATAAAGAAGATGAGCAAACCAAAAATAATGAGATTAGACAATATGTCGCTTCATAGCATGCTAAATGAAGATTCTGAATTAATTCCTTTAATGACGCCAGAAGATGAAGAAATTATTAACAACGAAAGTGTACCAGAATCTCTACCGATTTTACCACTAAGAAATACGGTTTTATTTCCAGGAGTTGTAATTCCTATTACTGCTGGTAGAGATCAATCTATACAATTAATAAAAGATGCAAATAAAGGCGATAAAGTTATTGGTGTTGTTGCCCAAAAAAACGAAGAAATAGAAGAACCTGGCTTAAAAGATATTTATACCACAGGAGTTGTTGCACAAATTTTACGTGTTTTAAAAATGCCAGATGGCAATACAACTGTTATTATACAGGGTAAAAAACGTTTCGAAATAGATACAATTATTCAAGACAAACCTTACTTAAAAGCCACTGTAAAAGAAGTTTTTGAAGATAAAGTTATCGACGATAAAAAAGAGTTCGAAGCAATTATCGATTCTATAAAAGAGCGAGCTTTAGAAGTAATTAAAGAAAACCCTATTTTACCTTCGGAAGCCTCTTTTGCGATAAAAAACATTCAATCGAGTTCTTTTTTAGTGAGTTTTATTTCATCTAATATGGATTTAAGTGTGATGCAAAAGCAAGTAATTTTAGAAAAAGACAATCTAAAAGAACGTGCATTGTTAACATTAAAAAACCTAAATAGAGAACTTCAAAAATTAAAATTGCGTAACGATATTCAGTCTAAAACAAGAGAAGATTTAGACCAGCAACAAAAAGAATATTATTTACATCAACAATTAAAAACCATTCAAGAAGAGTTGGGTGGCGTTTCTAACGACCAAGAGTTGGAAGAAATGCGCAAAAAAGGAAAAACTAAAAAATGGACAAAAGATGTTGAAAAAACTTTCGAAAAAGAATTAGGTCGCTTAAAGAGAATGAATCCTCAAATGGCAGAATATGGCGTTCAAAGAAGTTATTTAGAACTGTTGTTAGAGCTGCCCTGGGGCGAATACACAAAAGATAAATTCGATTTAAAAAGAGCGACAAAAATTCTAGATAGAGACCATTTTGGTTTAGAGAAAGTAAAAGATAGAATTATAGAGCATTTGGCGGTTTTAAAGTTAAGAAACGACATGAAATCTCCAATTTTATGTTTATACGGTCCTCCAGGAGTTGGTAAAACTTCGTTAGGAAAATCGATTGCAGAAGCTTTAGGAAGAAAATACGTTCGTATGTCTTTAGGAGGTTTGCGTGACGAAGCAGAAATTAGAGGTCATAGAAAAACGTACATTGGTGCAATGCCTGGGCGTTTAATTCAAAATTTAAAAAAAGCCGAAAGTTCTAACCCTGTTTTTGTGTTAGATGAAATTGATAAATTAGGGCAAAGTCATCAAGGAGACCCATCTTCGGCAATGTTAGAAGTACTCGACCCAGAGCAAAACGAATCTTTTTACGACAATTATTTAGAGGTTGGTTACGATTTATCTAAAATCCTTTTTATTGCTACAGCAAACAATTTAGGGCAAATTCCTTGGGCTTTGCGCGATAGAATGGAAATTATAAATGTAACAGGTTATACTATTGAAGAAAAAATAGAAATTGCCAAAAGACATCTATTACCAAAACAATTAAAAGAACACGGTTTAACAACAGAACATTTAAAAATAGGAAAAAAACAATTAGAGCAAATTGTTGAAGGTTATACCAGAGAATCTGGTGTTCGTGGTTTAGAAAAGAAAGTGGCAAAAGTGGTACGTTTTGCTGCAAAATCGATTGCTTTAGAAGAAGAATACAACGTTTCTATTACAAGCGAAGATGTCGAAAACATCTTAGGAACTCCAAGAAATAGAGACAAATACGAAAACAACGGAGTTGCAGGCGTGGTTACAGGATTGGCATGGACCAGTGTTGGTGGAGATATTTTGTTTATAGAATCTATTTTATCGAAAGGAAAAGGAAACCTTTCTATTACTGGTAATTTAGGAAATGTAATGAAAGAATCTGCAACCATTGCTTTGCAATATATTAAATCAAATGCAGAAGAATTTGGCATAAAACCAGAAATTATAGAAAAATACAATGTACATATTCACGTTCCTGAAGGTGCCACACCAAAAGACGGGCCAAGTGCAGGTATTACCATGTTAACTTCTTTAGTATCTTCTTTTACCCAACGTAAAGTAAAAAATAAGTTAGCAATGACTGGTGAAATTACTTTACGTGGAAAAGTATTACCAGTTGGTGGTATTAAAGAAAAAATATTAGCAGCAAAAAGAGCAAACATTAAAGAAATTATTCTTTGTGAAGACAATAGAAAAGACATTCTAGAAATTAACGAAAATTATTTGAAAGGACTCACTTTCCATTATGTTTCTGACATGAAACAAGTAATTGAAATCGCACTTACTAAGCAAAAAGTAAAAAATGCCAAAAAATTAGTATAG